GTGCGGCCACCCTCACGGATGGCGAACCGCAGGCCCTCCTCCATGGCGATCGGCTGGATCAGCTCGACCGTCATCTCGGTGTTGTCGCCCGGCATGACCATCTCGGTGCCGGCCGGCAGGGTCACGACGCCCGTGACGTCCGTGGTCCGGAAGTAGAACTGGGGCCGGTAGTTGTTGAAGAACGGCGTGTGACGGCCACCCTCGTCCTTCGAGAGGATGTAGACCGAACCCTCGAAGTTGGTGTGCGGGGTGATCGAGCCGGGCTTCACGACGACCTGGCCGCGCTCCACGTCCTCGCGCTTGATGCCGCGCAGCAGCAGACCCACGTTGTCACCGGCCTGGCCCTGGTCGAGCAGCTTGCGGAACATCTCGACGCCGGTGACGGTGGTCGAGGTCGAGTTCGGGCGGATGCCGACGATCTCGACGGTCTCCGACACCTTGACGATGCCGCGCTCCACGCGACCGGTGACGACGGTGCCGCGACCGGTGATAGTGAAGACGTCCTCGACCGGCATGAGGAACGGCTTGTCGATCTCACGCTCGGGCTCGGGGATCGCCGTGTCGACGGCGGTCATGAGCTCCATGAGCTTGTCGCCCCACTCGGCGTCGCCCTCGAGGGCCTTCAGCGCCGAGACGCGGACCACGGGGACGTCGTCGCCCGGGAACTCGTACTCGGACAGCAGCTCGCGCACCTCCAGCTCGACGAGCTCGAGGATCTCCTCGTCGTCGACCATGTCGGCCTTGTTCAGCGCCACGACGATGTAGGGGACACCGACCTGGCGGGCCAGGAGGACGTGCTCCTTGGTCTGCGGCATCGGGCCGTCGGTCGCGGCGACCACCAGGATGGCGCCGTCCATCTGCGCCGCACCGGTGATCATGTTCTTGATGTAGTCGGCGTGCCCGGGGCAGTCGACGTGCGCGTAGTGACGGTTCTCCGTCTGGTACTCGACGTGGGCGATCGAGATCGTGATGCCGCGGGCCTTCTCCTCGGGCGCCTTGTCGATCTGGTCGAAGGCCGACGCCTCGTTGAGGTCCGGGTACTTGTCGTGCAGCACCTTGGTGATTGCCGCGGTCAGCGTGGTCTTACCGTGGTCGATGTGCCCGATGGTGCCGATGTTGACGTGCGGCTTGGTCCGCTCGAACTTGGCCTTGGCCACTGGGTTCCTCTCCTCGTGGTGTCGCAGTCGTGCGCGAACTCTGGGGTGGGCTTGCTGGGGGCCGGGCGGGGACGTACCCCGCCCGGCGGGTCACTCGCCGGTGGCCTTGGCGATGATCTCCTTGGCCACGTTCTGCGGGACCTCGGCGTACGAGTCGAACACCATGGTGTAGCTCGCCCGCCCCTGGGTGCGGCTGCGCAGGTCGCCCACGTAGCCGAACATCTCCGAGAGCGGGACCAGGGCCCGGACGACGCGGGCGCCGGAGCGCTCCTCCATCGCCTGGATCATCCCGCGCCGGGAGTTCAGGTCGCCGATGACGTCGCCCATGTAGTCCTCGGGCGTGACGACCTCGACGGCCATCATCGGCTCGAGCAGGGCCGGGCTGGCCTTGCGCGCGGCCTCCTTGAAGACCATCGAGCCGGCAATCTTGAAGGCCATCTCCGAGGAGTCGACCTCGTGGTACTGGCCGTCGACGAGGGTGGCCTTGACGCCCACCATCGGGTAGCCGGCGAGGATGCCGTACTGCATGGCGTCCTGCATGCCCTGGTCGACCGAGGGGATGTACTCCCTCGGGATGCGACCACCGGTGACGGCGTTGACGAACTCGTAGGTCGGGCCGTCGGCGGCGACCTCCAGCGGCTCGATGCTGACCTGCACCTTGGCGAACTGGCCGGACCCACCCGTCTGCTTCTTGTGGGTGTAGTCGACCTTCTCGACCAGCTTGCGGATGGTCTCGCGGTAGGCGACCTGCGGCTTGCCGACGTTGGCCTCGACCTTGAACTCGCGCCGCATGCGGTCGACGAGGATCTCCAGGTGCAGCTCGCCCATGCCGGAGATGACCGTCTGGCCGGTCTCCTCGTCGAGCTTGACCTGGAAGGTCGGGTCCTCCTCGGCCAGCTTCTGGATGGCCGTGCCCAGCTTCTCCTGGTCGCCCTTGGTCTTGGGCTCGATGGCGACCGAGATGACCGGGGCCGGGAAGGTCATCGACTCGAGGATCACCGGGTTCTGCGGGTCGCAGAGGGTGTCCCCCGTGGTCGTCTGCTTCAGCCCGACGACGGCGACGATCTGACCGGCACCCACGCCCGCGCGCTCCTCGCGCTTGTTGGCGTGCATCTGGTAGATCTTGCCGATCCGCTCCTTGCGGTCCTTGGTGCTGTTGAGCACCGGGGACCCGGAGCTGAGCCGGCCGGAGTAGACCCGGACGTAGGTCAGCTTGCCGAGGTGCTGGTCGGTCTGGATCTTGAAGGCCAGCGCCGAGAACGGCTCGTCCTCGTCGGCGTGCCGCAGGACCTCGGTCTCGCCGTCCATGGCGGTGCCGACGATGGCCTCGACGTCCAGCGGGCTGGGCAGGTAGTCGGTCACGGCGTCGAGCAGGGGCTGGATGCCCTTGTTCTTGAACGCCGTGCCGGTCAGCACCGGGTTGACCTGCGCGGCGATGGTCGCCTTGCGGATGGCGGCCTTGAGCCGCTCGACGGAGATCTCCTCGCCGCCGAGGTAGGCCTCCATGAGCTCGTCGTCGGTCTCGGCGATGGTCTCGAGCAGCTTCTCGCGGTACTCGGCGGCCTGGTCGGCGAGCTCGGCCGGGATCTCCTCGGTGGCGTACTCCTCACCCATCGCGGTCTCCCCGCGCCAGGTGAGGGCCTTCATCTGCACCAGGTCGACGACGCCGATGAAGTCGGCCTCGGCACCGATCGGCAGCTGCAGCACGGCCGGGTTGGCGCCGAGCCGCTCGACCATCATGTCGACGCAGCGGAAGAAGTCCGCGCCGGTGCGGTCGAGCTTGTTGACGAAGCACATGCGCGGGACGCTGTACTTCTCGGCCTGCCGCCAGACCTGCTCGGTCTGCGGCTCGACGCCGGCGACACCGTCGTAGACGGCCACGGCACCGTCGAGCACGCGCAGGGACCGCTCCACCTCGACGGTGAAGTCGACGTGCCCGGGGGTGTCGATGATGTTGATGTCGTGGTCGTTCCAGGAGCACTTCGTCGCGGCCGACGTGATGGTGATGCCGCGCTCCTGCTCCTGCTCCATCCAGTCCATCGTGGCCGCGCCGTCGTGGACCTCACCGATCTTGTAGTTGATACCGGTGTAGAAGAGGATGCGCTCGGTCGTCGTGGTCTTGCCCGCGTCGATGTGCGCCATGATCCCGATGTTGCGGGTCTTGGCGAGCTGGGCCTCGTTGCTGGCCATTCCTCACTCCTCTTTGCTTCGGGTCCGCGTGCGGACGTCCGGGGGTGGCCCGGACCCGTCCGCCGGCCGCGGGGTGCTGGCTGGGCCAGCGCGGTGCGACTACCAGCGGTAGTGCGCGAAGGCCTTGTTCGACTCGGCCATCTTGTGGGTGTCCTCGCGGCGCTTGACCGCGGCACCGAGGCCGTTGCTGGCGTCGAGCAGCTCGTTCATGAGGCGCTCGGTCATCGTCTTCTCCCGGCGGGCGCGGCTGTACTGGATCAGCCAGCGCAGGCCGAGGGTGGTGCTCCGGGACGCGCGGACCTCGACCGGGACCTGGTAGGTCGCACCGCCGACGCGGCGGCTGCGGACCTCGAGGGCCGGCTTGACGTTGTCCAGCGCGCGCTTGAGCGTCACCACCGGGTCGGTGTCGGTCTTGGCGCGGGCACCCTCGAGGGCGCCGTAGACGATCGCCTCGGCGACCGAGCGCTTGCCGTCGACGAGGACCTTGTTCACCAGCTGGGTGACCAGCGGCGACTGGTAGACCGGGTCGGCGACCAGCGGACGGCGCGGCGCGGGGCCCTTGCGCGGCATTAGCTCTTCTCCTTCTTCGCGCCGTAGCGGCTGCGGGCCTGCTTGCGGTTGCGGACACCCTGGGTGTCCAGCGAGCCACGGATGATCTTGTAGCGCACACCCGGGAGGTCCTTCACGCGGCCGCCGCGCACGAGCACCATCGAGTGCTCCTGCAGGTTGTGGCCGACACCCGGGATGTAGGCGGTCACCTCGATGCCACTGGTGAGGCGGACGCGAGCGACCTTGCGCAGCGCCGAGTTCGGCTTCTTCGGCGTCGTCGTGTACACGCGGGTGCACACGCCGCGACGCTGAGGGGAGCCCTTCAACGCCGGGGTCTTGGTCTTCTCGACCTTGTCCTCGCGGCCCTTGCGGACCAGCTGGTTGATCGTGGGCATGGGTGGCCTGGATCTCCTACCTGCGCTGCGGTTGTGCTGCGGACGGTGCTGCTGTCGTGTCGCCGGTGCCGGTCCTGCTGGGGTCGCCCGTTCGCAGCCACACCCACCATCCGGTCCCCGCGGTCGGGCGTGTCGCCCTTCCCGGAACCGGCCGGTGAGTCGAACCGGATCGGTCGCCCCCCGCGACTCGGCGCCGCCACCTCCGGCGACCGTCCTCGTGGACGGTCCGGCCGATGGGGACCCGCGGCCAGGAGGACGGACCTCCGGACACCCAGGCGCACCGCGAACGGGAGCAGGCCCAGGGCACCCTGGGCACGGCTCACCACGATACCCGCGTGCTCGGAGCCGGTCAAAGCCGGGTCCCGGGCACCGGGTGGGCAGGCGGACCTGCCTCCCGGACGGGACACCGGTCACAACGGCGCAGGTGTCCGGGGCATTCCGGACGCCGGCTGTGCAGGACACGGCGGCGGG
This region of Geodermatophilus bullaregiensis genomic DNA includes:
- the tuf gene encoding elongation factor Tu — protein: MAKAKFERTKPHVNIGTIGHIDHGKTTLTAAITKVLHDKYPDLNEASAFDQIDKAPEEKARGITISIAHVEYQTENRHYAHVDCPGHADYIKNMITGAAQMDGAILVVAATDGPMPQTKEHVLLARQVGVPYIVVALNKADMVDDEEILELVELEVRELLSEYEFPGDDVPVVRVSALKALEGDAEWGDKLMELMTAVDTAIPEPEREIDKPFLMPVEDVFTITGRGTVVTGRVERGIVKVSETVEIVGIRPNSTSTTVTGVEMFRKLLDQGQAGDNVGLLLRGIKREDVERGQVVVKPGSITPHTNFEGSVYILSKDEGGRHTPFFNNYRPQFYFRTTDVTGVVTLPAGTEMVMPGDNTEMTVELIQPIAMEEGLRFAIREGGRTVGAGRVTKIIK
- the fusA gene encoding elongation factor G, yielding MASNEAQLAKTRNIGIMAHIDAGKTTTTERILFYTGINYKIGEVHDGAATMDWMEQEQERGITITSAATKCSWNDHDINIIDTPGHVDFTVEVERSLRVLDGAVAVYDGVAGVEPQTEQVWRQAEKYSVPRMCFVNKLDRTGADFFRCVDMMVERLGANPAVLQLPIGAEADFIGVVDLVQMKALTWRGETAMGEEYATEEIPAELADQAAEYREKLLETIAETDDELMEAYLGGEEISVERLKAAIRKATIAAQVNPVLTGTAFKNKGIQPLLDAVTDYLPSPLDVEAIVGTAMDGETEVLRHADEDEPFSALAFKIQTDQHLGKLTYVRVYSGRLSSGSPVLNSTKDRKERIGKIYQMHANKREERAGVGAGQIVAVVGLKQTTTGDTLCDPQNPVILESMTFPAPVISVAIEPKTKGDQEKLGTAIQKLAEEDPTFQVKLDEETGQTVISGMGELHLEILVDRMRREFKVEANVGKPQVAYRETIRKLVEKVDYTHKKQTGGSGQFAKVQVSIEPLEVAADGPTYEFVNAVTGGRIPREYIPSVDQGMQDAMQYGILAGYPMVGVKATLVDGQYHEVDSSEMAFKIAGSMVFKEAARKASPALLEPMMAVEVVTPEDYMGDVIGDLNSRRGMIQAMEERSGARVVRALVPLSEMFGYVGDLRSRTQGRASYTMVFDSYAEVPQNVAKEIIAKATGE
- the rpsG gene encoding 30S ribosomal protein S7, encoding MPRKGPAPRRPLVADPVYQSPLVTQLVNKVLVDGKRSVAEAIVYGALEGARAKTDTDPVVTLKRALDNVKPALEVRSRRVGGATYQVPVEVRASRSTTLGLRWLIQYSRARREKTMTERLMNELLDASNGLGAAVKRREDTHKMAESNKAFAHYRW
- the rpsL gene encoding 30S ribosomal protein S12 — encoded protein: MPTINQLVRKGREDKVEKTKTPALKGSPQRRGVCTRVYTTTPKKPNSALRKVARVRLTSGIEVTAYIPGVGHNLQEHSMVLVRGGRVKDLPGVRYKIIRGSLDTQGVRNRKQARSRYGAKKEKS